A genomic stretch from Strongyloides ratti genome assembly S_ratti_ED321, chromosome : 1 includes:
- a CDS encoding Ras-related protein Rab-35 produces MAVSGPRDYDHLFKLLIIGDSGVGKSSLLLRFADNTFSQNYITTIGVDFKIRTITCNGQKIKLQIWDTAGQERFRTITSTYYRGTHGVVVVYDVTSAESFLNVKRWLHEIDSNCDSVEKILVGNKADDPERRVVLKSDAEKFANSMNIHFFETSAKDNINVDEMFSCITKLVLDAKLRTSHNKSDTSRVKLDKSSKPLEKKKCKCG; encoded by the exons ATGGCTGTTTCTGGACCTCGAGATTACGATCATctgtttaaattattaattattggGGATAGTGGTGTTGGTAAAAGTTCTTTACTACTCCGTTTTGCGGATAATACATTTTCTC aaaattatataacaacAATTGGTGTAGACTTTAAAATACGAACGATAACATGTAACGGACAGAAGATTAAACTTCAGATATGGGATACAGCGGGACAAGAACGATTTAGGACAATTACTTCAACATATTACAGAGGAACTCATGGAGTTGTTGTTGTTTATGATGTAACTAGTGCAGAATCTTTTTTGAATGTTAAAAGATGGCTTCATGAGATTGATTCAAATTGTGATTCTGTTGAAAAAATACTAGTTGGAAATAAAGCAGATGATCCAGAGAGGAGAGTTGTTCTTAAATCGGATGCAGAAAAATTTGCCAACTCAATGAACATACATTTCTTTGAAACTTCTGCcaaagataatataaatgttgaTGAAATGTTTAGTTGTATAACGAAACTAGTACTAGATGCTAAATTAAGAACATCGCATAACAAATCTGACACCAGTCGAGTTAAACTTGATAAAAGTAGTAAACCATTAGAGAAAAAGAAATGCAAATGTggataa
- a CDS encoding CCR4-NOT transcription complex subunit 2: protein MASDGNSKPGNIEDISDALLINSKFTLKDYLFPDNSKNNEQKTNSMNFPSSGAMPHLFSSIISGANAPTGLNNIIQNGQLSGSSREPNQSSSSIDKGGNLTDSLSTNQLPGGSGFHLSSDVLSQQSQAMMRMDGGLASTTVSDESVGEYGMAAFMKHFRACQKGLENHVHTVGIPVENTGIPRAKDDVMVYKQFAGPFAESAIAVHPHITETPKEYQFSSLGKINLPPLNMAKLGDETLIHIFYNFPREAYQNMAAYALIKRGWHYHKILQGWVKRPPSKPTDPSITNQSECIFLFFNPITWRVENRKCKADMADIERASPMTQSLYNHYLWRHYESKIPENCRNDTLPPLPKKPNPNP from the exons ATGGCTAGTGATGGTAATTCTAAACCAGGAAATATAGAAGATATATCAGATgcattattaattaattctaAATTTACCCTAAAAGACTATCTATTTCCtgataatagtaaaaataatgaacAGAAG acTAACTCAATGAATTTTCCTTCCTCAGGTGCAATGCCACATTTATTTTCTTCGATAATTTCTGGTGCTAATGCACCGACTGGtttgaataatattattcaGAATGGACAATTATCTGGATCTTCTAGAGAACCTAATCAGTCATCAAGTAGTATTGATAAAGGAGGTAATCTTACTGATTCTCTTTCCACTAATCAACTACCTGGTGGTTCCGGTTTTCATTTATCTTCTGATGTTTTGTCACAACAATCACAAGCAATGATGAGAATGGATGGTGGTCTAGCAAGTACAACAGTGTCTGATGAAAGTGTTGGTGAATATGGAATGGCGGCGTTTATGAAGCATTTTCGAGCATGCCAAAAAGGCCTTGAAAATCATGTACATACAGTTGGAATACCAGTTGAAAATACTGGAATACCAAGAGCAAAAGATGATGTAATGGTTTATAAACAATTTGCAGGACCATTTGCAGAAAGTGCTATAGCTGTTCATCCTCATATAACAGAAACACCTAAAGAATATCAATTTTCAAGCTTAgggaaaataaatttaccaCCTTTAAATATGGCTAAACTAGGTGATGAAACattaatacatatattttataattttcctAGAGAAGCTTATCAGAATATGGCAGCATATGCTTTAATAAAACGTGGATGgcattatcataaaattttacaaggATGGGTTAAGAGACCACCTTCTAAACCAACTGATCCTTCAATTACAAATCAATCAGAATgcatttttttgttttttaatccTATTACCTGGAGAGTTGAAAATAGGAAGTGTAAAGCTGATATGGCTGATATTGAAAGAGCTTCACCGATGACTCAATCATTATATAATCATTATCTATGGAGGCATTATGAATCAAAAATTCCTGAAAATTGTAGGAATGATACATTGCCACCATTACCAAAAAAGCCAAATCCTAAtccataa
- a CDS encoding ADP/ATP translocase 4 has translation MTSDKKESKNKQKEGFNSRKFLIDLASGGTAAAVSKTAVAPIERVKLLLQVQDVSTTISKENRYKGIMDVLVRVPKEQGVAALWRGNLANVIRYFPTQALNFAFKDTFNKMFTDGLHKKNDFWKYFAGNLASGGCAGAASLCFVYPLDFARTRLAADIGKGSSREFKGLGDCLVKIVKSDGPIGLYRGFFVSVQGIIIYRAAYFGMFDTAKMVFAPDGKKLNFFTTWAIAQVVTVGSGILSYPWDTVRRRMMMQSGRKDVLYKNTWDCAVKIIKNEGMGAMFKGALSNVFRGTGGALVLAIYDEIQKHI, from the coding sequence ATGACTTctgataaaaaagaatctAAGAATAAACAAAAAGAAGGATTTAAttcaagaaaatttttaattgatttaGCTTCTGGTGGTACTGCAGCTGCAGTATCAAAAACTGCTGTTGCACCAATTGAACGTGTCAAACTTCTTCTCCAAGTTCAAGATGTTTCAACAACCATTTCAAAAGAAAACAGATACAAAGGAATTATGGATGTCCTTGTTCGTGTACCAAAAGAGCAAGGTGTAGCTGCATTGTGGAGAGGAAATTTAGCTAATGTTATTAGATATTTTCCCACTCAAGCTTTAAATTTTGCTTTCAAGGATACATTcaataaaatgtttacaGATGGacttcataaaaaaaatgatttttggAAATATTTTGCTGGTAATCTAGCTTCTGGTGGTTGTGCTGGAGCTGCTTCACTTTGTTTTGTATACCCACTTGATTTTGCTCGTACTAGACTTGCTGCTGATATTGGTAAAGGATCATCAAGAGAATTTAAAGGATTAGGAGATTGTCTTGTTAAGATTGTTAAATCAGATGGTCCAATTGGTCTTTATAGAGGATTTTTTGTTTCTGTTCAAGGAATCATTATATATCGTGCTGCATATTTTGGAATGTTTGATACAGCTAAAATGGTTTTTGCTCCAGATGGTAAAAAACTTAACTTTTTTACTACCTGGGCTATTGCTCAAGTTGTTACTGTTGGCTCTGGTATTCTTTCATATCCATGGGATACTGTTAGAAGGCGTATGATGATGCAATCTGGACGCAAGGATGTTCTTTACAAGAATACTTGGGACTGTgctgtaaaaattattaaaaatgaaggTATGGGTGCTATGTTCAAGGGTGCTTTATCAAATGTCTTCCGTGGAACTGGTGGTGCTCTTGTTCTAGCTATTTATGATGAAATTCAAAAacatatttag
- a CDS encoding B9 domain family-containing protein: MAEVHVIGQILDAEEFSDTSLFCKWLMKVGGGWKVVEGEISGQTQTDTSSLSKTYFCHPIDVHLSTKTIQNWPKIHLEVWHLDNYDRQEIRGYGTTFIPSTPGSHLVKCLIWKPQGSTKDEIMQKFLGGGIQLKSLSTLDNPLDLMKLHTVSMGIVNLRLNIILRHFDKFGITC, translated from the exons ATGGCTGAAGTACATGTTATAGGACAAATATTAGACGCAGAAGAATTTTCAGACACATCTCTCTTCTGTAAATGGCTTATGAAAGTAG gtGGAGGATGGAAAGTGGTTGAGGGTGAAATATCAGGACAAACACAAACAGATACTTCATCGCTTtctaaaacatatttttgtCATCCAATTGATGTTCATTTATCAACCAAAACAATTCAAAATTGGCCTAAAATACATCTTGAAGTTTGGCATTTAGATAATTATGATAGGCAGGAAATAAGAGGTTATGGTACAACATTTATCCCATCAACACCAGGTTCACATCttgtaaaatgtttaatatgGAAACCACAAGGTTCAACAAAAGATGAAATTATGCAAAAATTTCTTGGTGGTGGTATACAATTAAAATCTTTATCAACACTTGATAACCCTTTAGATTTAATGAAGTTACATACTGTTTCTATGGGTATAGTAAATTTAAGACTTAATATTATTCTTCgacattttgataaatttggtataacatgttaa